In a single window of the Drosophila albomicans strain 15112-1751.03 chromosome 3, ASM965048v2, whole genome shotgun sequence genome:
- the LOC117571597 gene encoding uncharacterized protein LOC117571597, protein MAAFPTTYNKDNNTWSGMQRSLMYNQDMSVGRIIFNIMNNWPKNVCQINDEDGITLTNGQAITWAIRIAQHLKNKGLNSQDVIGILGTNSTYLMPLGVACLMNTTKFHAVNPIADKDTIQYAFGITKPKLIFCDGLHYEKLRSATQGWNPEIITITGTIKDVPNIESLLEPTTSEKFYQPESIDNRDQTVAILCSSGTTGLPKAVCISNSNLIMIDMLTTSESIIYLPSSLDWVTGVWGFLLSTVAGCTRIISNKAFSPEHFVNLVKTYQINYVILPPRHLAALITCPDATPEALSPIKMLSYGGGLVSLTTLKRTQKICKNAVFNSAYAMTEVGVITGNVGIINSTAAGRLMPGIQIRIVDEDGKRLKHNQVGEIFVHTGQTWNGYYGNPVETERMQDSEGWFHTGDLGYFDDKNFLYIVDRKKEVLKYQGLHYWPTEIENVILNLPEVQDVCVVGIYDERQGDAAGALVVKRKGCEISEKAIIDHVAKKLNGLQKQLYAGVRFTDKLPSNHNGKILRKAARDEFVSKK, encoded by the exons ATGGCAGCATTTCCCACCACCTACAATAAGGATAATAATACCTGGAGTGGTATGCAACGTTCTTTGATGTACAACCAAGACATGTCTGTCGGTagaattatattcaatatcaTGAATAACTGGCCCAAAAATGTGTGTCAG ATCAATGATGAAGATGGTATAACCTTAACTAATGGTCAAGCCATTACTTGGGCCATAAGAATTGCCCAACACTTGAAGAATAAAGGACTGAATAGCCAGGATGTGATTGGAATATTGGGGACAAATTCCACTTATCTTATGCCCTTGGGTGTCGCCTGTCTAATGAACACTACAAAGTTTCATGCCGTGAATCCAATTGCAGATAAAG ATACTATACAATATGCATTCGGAATAACCAAACCGAAGTTAATCTTTTGTGATGGACTCCACTATGAAAAACTTCGTTCTGCAACTCAAGGTTGGAATCCAGAGATTATTACAATAACCGGGACAATTAAGGATGTTCCCAATATTGAATCGTTGCTAGAACCTACAACCTCAGAAAAGTTCTACCA GCCTGAATCTATCGATAATAGAGATCAAACCGTGGCGATTCTTTGCTCCTCTGGCACAACAGGATTACCAAAAGCCGTCTGCATTTCAAATAGTAATCTCATAATGATTGATAT GTTGACTACCAGTGAATCGATTATCTATTTGCCCAGTTCATTAGATTGGGTTACAGGTGTCTGGGGTTTTCTTCTTAGCACAGTCGCTGGCTGCACACGCATCATATCGAACAAGGCTTTTAGTCCCGAACACTTTGTAAATCTGGTTAAGACATACCAGATCAACTATGTTATATTGCCGCCCAGACATCTAGCCGCCTTAATCACTTGTCCGGATGCAACCCCGGAGGCACTTTCACCTATAAAAATGCTTAGTTATGGTGGCGGTTTAGTGAGCTTAACAACGCTGAAGAGAACGCAGAAGATCTGTAAGAATGCCGTGTTCAATTCAGCCTACGCCATGACTGAAGTTGGAGTCATAACGGGTAATGTGGGGATTATAAATAGCACTGCAGCTGGTAGACTTATGCCGGGTATTCAAATCCGCATCGTCGATGAAGATGGCAAGAGACTTAAGCACAATCAGGTTGGTGAGATCTTCGTGCACACTGGACAAACCTGGAATGGTTACTACGGCAATCCGGTGGAAACGGAGCGCATGCAGGACTCTGAAGGTTGGTTCCACACTGGCGACTTGGGATACTTTGATGACAAGAACTTCCTCTACATTGTGGATCGCAAGAAGGAGGTCTTGAAGTACCAAGGTCTACACTATTGGCCCACAGAAATCGAGAATGTGATTTTAAACCTACCGGAGGTGCAGGACGTGTGTGTGGTGGGCATCTACGATGAAAGACAAGGAGATGCTGCAGGTGCTTTGGTGGTGAAGCGAAAGGGATGTGAGATAAGTGAAAAGGCGATCATTGATCATGTCGCCAAAAAGTTGAATGGTCTGCAGAAACAACTATATGCTGGAGTTCGCTTTACGGATAAACTGCCCTCCAACCACAACGGTAAAATTCTAAGGAAAGCAGCACGTGATGAATTTGtttccaaaaaataa
- the LOC117570560 gene encoding uncharacterized protein LOC117570560, whose translation MAAFPTTYNKDNNTWSGMQRSLMYNQDMSVGRIIFNIMRNWPKNVCQINDEDGITLTNGQAITWAIRIAQHLKNKGLNSQDVIGILGTNSTYLMPLGVACLMNTTKFHAVNSIADKDTIQYAFGITKPKLIFCDGLHYEKVFSATQEWNPEIITITGTIKDVPNIESLLEPTTSEKFYQPESIENGDQTVAILCSSGTTGLPKAVCISNSNLSMIDTFTTSESIIYLPSSLDWMTGVWGFLLSTVAGCTRIISNKSFSPEHFLKLVQNYQINYVVLPPSHLATLITCPDATPDALASIKMLSYGGGSVSLTTLKRTQKICKNAVFNSAYAMTEVGVITGNVGIINSTAAGRLMPGIQIRIVDEDGKRLKHNQVGEIFVHTGQTWNGYYGNPVETERMQDSEGWFHTGDLGYFDDKNFIYIVDRKKEVLKYQGLHYWPTEIENVILNLPEVQDVCVVGIYDEIQGDAAGALVVKRKGCEISEKAIIDHVAKRLNGVQKQLYAGVCFTDKLPSNHNGKILRKAARDEFVVCM comes from the exons ATGGCAGCATTTCCCACCACCTACAATAAGGATAATAATACCTGGAGTGGTATGCAACGTTCTTTGATGTACAACCAAGACATGTCTGTCGGTagaattatattcaatatcaTGAGGAACTGGCCCAAAAATGTGTGTCAG ATCAATGATGAAGATGGTATAACCTTAACTAATGGTCAAGCCATTACTTGGGCCATAAGAATTGCCCAACACTTGAAGAATAAAGGACTGAATAGCCAGGATGTGATTGGAATATTGGGGACAAATTCCACTTATCTTATGCCCTTGGGTGTCGCATGCCTAATGAACACTACAAAGTTTCATGCTGTGAATTCAATTGCAGATAAAG ATACTATACAATATGCATTCGGAATAACCAAACCGAAGTTAATCTTCTGTGATGGACTCCACTATGAAAAAGTCTTTTCTGCAACTCAAGAATGGAATCCAGAGATTATTACAATAACCGGGACCATTAAGGATGTTCCCAATATTGAATCATTGCTAGAACCTACAACCTCAGAAAAGTTCTACCA GCCTGAATCTATCGAGAATGGAGATCAAACCGTGGCTATTCTTTGCTCCTCTGGCACAACAGGTTTACCAAAAGCCGTCTGTATATCGAATAGTAATCTCTCAATGATCGATAC GTTCACTACCAGTGAATCGATTATCTATTTGCCAAGTTCATTGGATTGGATGACAGGTGTCTGGGGTTTTCTTCTTAGCACAGTCGCTGGCTGCACACGCATCATATCGAACAAGTCTTTTAGTCCCGAACATTTTCTAAAACTGGTTCAGAATTATCAGATCAACTACGTTGTATTGCCACCGAGTCATCTGGCTACCTTAATCACTTGTCCTGATGCAACCCCGGATGCTCTTGCGTCTATAAAAATGCTTAGTTATGGTGGCGGGTCAGTGAGCTTAACAACGCTGAAGAGAACGCAGAAGATCTGTAAGAATGCCGTGTTCAATTCAGCCTACGCCATGACTGAAGTTGGAGTCATAACGGGTAATGTGGGGATTATAAATAGCACTGCAGCTGGTAGACTTATGCCGGGTATTCAAATCCGCATCGTCGATGAAGATGGCAAGAGACTTAAGCACAATCAGGTTGGTGAGATCTTCGTGCACACTGGACAAACCTGGAATGGTTACTACGGCAATCCGGTGGAAACGGAGCGCATGCAGGACTCTGAAGGTTGGTTCCACACTGGCGACTTGGGATACTTTGATGACAAGAACTTCATCTACATTGTGGATCGCAAGAAGGAGGTCTTGAAGTACCAAGGACTACACTATTGGCCCACAGAAATCGAGAATGTGATTTTAAACCTACCGGAGGTGCAAGACGTGTGTGTGGTAGGCATCTACGATGAAATACAAGGAGATGCTGCAGGTGCTTTGGTTGTGAAGCGAAAGGGATGTGAGATAAGTGAAAAGGCGATTATTGATCATGTGGCCAAGAGGTTGAATGGTGTGCAGAAACAACTATATGCTGGAGTTTGCTTTACGGATAAACTGCCCTCTAACCACAACGGTAAAATTCTAAGGAAAGCAGCACGTGATGAATTTGTTGTCTGCATGTAA
- the LOC117571595 gene encoding uncharacterized protein LOC117571595 has protein sequence MAQFPTTYNKDNNTWSGMQRSLMYNQDISVGRIIFNIMRNWPKNVCQINDEDGVTLTNGEAITWAIRIAQHLKKKELNSKDVIGIMCTHSTYLMSLGIACLMNTTKFHAVNPIADKDTIQYAFGITKPKLIFCDGLHYEKLRSATQEWNPEIITLTGTIKDVPNIESLLEPTTSEKFYQPESIENGDQTVAILCSSGTTGLPKAVCISNSSLIMVDMLTTSESIIYVPSSLDWITGVWGFLLSTVAGCTRIISNKSFNPEHFVNLVQNYQINYVILPPRHLAALITCPVATPEALASIRMLSYGGGLVSLTTLKKTQEICKNAVFNSAYAMTEVGAITGNVGITNNTAAGRLLPGIQIRIVDEDGKRLGHDQVGEIFVHIGQTWNGYYDNPKETERMQDSEGWFHTGDLGYFDDKNFLYIVDRKKEVMKYQGLHYSPTEIENVILNLPEVQDVCVVGIYDEKQGDAAGALVVKRKGCDISEKAIIDHVAKRLNGLQKQLHAGVRFTDKLPTNFNGKIPRKAARDEFVSKK, from the exons ATGGCACAATTTCCCACAACCTACAATAAGGATAATAATACCTGGAGTGGTATGCAACGTTCTTTGATGTACAATCAAGATATATCTGTGGGCAGAatcatattcaatataatgAGAAACTGGCCCAAAAATGTGTGTCAG ATAAATGATGAAGATGGCGTAACTTTAACAAATGGTGAGGCCATAACTTGGGCCATAAGAATTGCACAACACTTGAAAAAGAAAGAACTTAATAGCAAGGATGTGATTGGAATAATGTGTACACATTCAACTTATCTTATGTCCTTGGGTATCGCGTGTCTAATGAACACTACAAAGTTTCATGCTGTGAATCCAATTGCAGATAAAG ATACTATACAATATGCATTTGGAATAACCAAACCAAAGCTAATCTTCTGTGATGGACTCCACTATGAAAAACTCCGTTCTGCAACTCAAGAATGGAATCCAGAGATTATTACATTAACCGGGACAATTAAGGATGTTCCGAATATTGAATCATTGCTAGAACCTACAACCTCAGAAAAGTTCTACCA GCCTGAATCTATCGAGAATGGAGATCAAACCGTGGCGATTCTATGCTCCTCTGGCACAACAGGTTTACCAAAAGCCGTCTGCATTTCGAATAGTAGTCTTATAATGGTTGATAT GTTGACTACTAGTGAATCGATTATCTATGTGCCCAGTTCATTGGATTGGATTACAGGCGTTTGGGGTTTTCTTCTCAGCACAGTTGCCGGCTGCACACGCATTATATCTAACAAGTCTTTTAACCCGGAGCATTTTGTCAATCTGGTTCAGAATTACCAGATCAACTATGTTATCTTGCCGCCCAGACATTTGGCCGCCTTAATCACTTGTCCTGTTGCTACCCCAGAGGCTCTTGCTTCTATTCGAATGCTCAGCTATGGTGGCGGTTTAGTGAGCTTAACAACTCTTAAAAAAACTCAGGAGATATGCAAGAATGCCGTCTTCAATTCAGCTTATGCAATGACCGAAGTGGGAGCCATAACGGGTAACGTTGGGATTACAAACAATACAGCTGCCGGAAGACTTTTGCCGGGTATTCAAATTCGAATCGTAGATGAGGATGGCAAGAGACTTGGCCACGATCAGGTTGGTGAGATCTTCGTGCACATTGGACAGACCTGGAACGGTTATTATGACAATCCGAAGGAAACGGAGCGCATGCAGGACTCTGAGGGTTGGTTCCACACTGGCGACTTGGGATACTTTGATGACAAGAACTTCCTCTACATTGTGGATCGCAAGAAGGAAGTCATGAAGTACCAAGGTTTACACTACTCTCCCACAGAAATAGAGAATGTGATTTTAAACCTACCAGAGGTGCAGGACGTGTGTGTGGTGGGCATCTATGATGAAAAACAAGGAGATGCTGCAGGTGCTTTGGTGGTGAAGCGAAAGGGATGTGACATAAGTGAAAAGGCGATCATTGATCATGTGGCCAAGAGGTTGAATGGTCTGCAGAAGCAACTACATGCTGGAGTTCGCTTTACTGATAAGCTGCCGACCAATTTTAATGGCAAGATACCAAGAAAAGCAGCACGTGATGAATTTGtttccaaaaaataa